A genomic segment from Sparus aurata chromosome 20, fSpaAur1.1, whole genome shotgun sequence encodes:
- the tekt3 gene encoding tektin-3 yields MDLIGSTLTATYARPKTSHFLPAISTMASSYRNTQPALAMNPSANLWRTNNYYKSTAPPSIQRENFDLVRAKTMFYPSNRTALSTRYTPDDWYKSNQSNYRESESSRNSAERLRRETIRLMQDREQVTRRTQENTSKNIGERLNDIVFWKSELSHEIDNMVTEIAALSEVKRRLERALAETAGPLQVSQECLYHREKRMSIDLVHDVVEKGLIKEVEVIKSCQERMRRLVERAIAQLASNRAAQHELERDMSDKVTAQRIDDRCHHLRNTSDGIGYYRGIERLDPSLSLPDSWSKFTDDNILLSQSERAASHKLRDEIEILLNTTSNDMWNQFNNVNIAFTNRISETADAKNSLQTHLAKTLQEIFQTEMLIETLKRALRDKECPLKVAQTRLEERTRRPNVELCRDNPHHRLVSEVREIEDTIQKLQERLAEAENTLQNLVKTKVTLEHDLSVKANSLFLEQEKCMSMRKSFPSMPRLVGYT; encoded by the exons ATGGATCTGATTGGATCCACTCTGACAGCCACGTATGCTCGGCCAAAGACCAGCCACTTCCTCCCTGCCATCTCGACTATGGCATCCAGTTATCGCAACACCCAGCCTGCCTTGGCCATGAATCCCAGTGCCAACCTGTGGAGGACCAACAACTATTACAAGAGCACAGCCCCCCCCTCTATACAGAGAGAGAATTTTGATCTGGTCCGTGCCAAGACCATGTTCTACCCCTCCAACAGGACGGCGCTGAGCACCCGCTACACACCAGACGACTGGTACAAGTCCAACCAAAGCAACTACAGGGAGTCTGAGTCATCGCGGAACAGCGCAGAGAGGCTGCGGAGAGAAACCATCAGGCTGATGCAGGACAGAGAGCAGGTGACGCGTCGAACCCAGGAAAATACCAGCAAGAACATTGGCGAGCGGCTCAACGACATTGTCTTCTGGAAGTCTGAGCTGAGCCATGAGATTGACAACATGGTGACAGAGATAGCTGCACTCAGCGAGGTCAAGAGGAGGCTGGAGAGAGCCTTGGCAGAGACTGCGGGGCCCCTTCAG GTGTCTCAAGAGTGTTTGTACCACAGAGAGAAGCGGATGTCCATCGATCTGGTACATGATGTCGTAGAGAAAGGCCTCATTAAG GAAGTGGAAGTCATCAAGTCATGTCAGGAGAGGATGAGGCGGCTTGTGGAGAGAGCCATCGCTCAGCTGGC GTCAAACCGAGCCGCCCAGCATGAATTGGAGAGAGACATGAGTGACAAAGTGACAGCTCAGAGGATCGATGACAGGTGTCACCACCTGAGGAACACATCCGACGGTATCGGCTACTACAGAGGCATTGAAAGGCTGGACCCCTC ACTCTCTCTGCCGGACTCGTGGTCCAAGTTCACGGACGACAACATCCTGCTCTCTCAGAGCGAGCGTGCCGCCTCCCACAAGCTCAGGGACGAGATCGAGATCCTGCTGAACACCACGTCCAACGACATGTGGAACCAGTTCAACAATGTCAACATAGCCTTCACAAACCGCATATCAGAGACCGCTGATGCTAAAAACAGCCTGCAAACACACCTGGCGAAG ACTCTGCAGGAGATCTTCCAGACAGAGATGCTGATTGAGACTCTGAAAAGGGCCCTCAGGGATAAAGAGTGTCCACTGAAAGTGGCCCAAACAAGGCTGGAGGAGAGGACTCGCAGGCCCAACGTGGAGCTCTGCAGGGACAACCCACACCACAG ACTCGTGAGTGAGGTGAGAGAGATTGAGGACACCATCCAGAAGCTTCAGGAGAGGCTGGCGGAGGCTGAGAACACCCTGCAGAACCTGGTCAAGACCAAAGTCACCCTGGAGCACGACCTGTCCGTCAAGGCCAACTCGCTCTTCCTGGAGCAGGAAAAGTGCATGAGCATGCGCAAGAGCTTTCCCAGCATGCCCCGCCTGGTGGGCTACACTTAA